A genome region from Paralichthys olivaceus isolate ysfri-2021 chromosome 6, ASM2471397v2, whole genome shotgun sequence includes the following:
- the dffa gene encoding DNA fragmentation factor subunit alpha, whose amino-acid sequence MTDIRPCKVCNFSRQKSYGLVVPSLEELKTRGSQFFGHPSDQVTVVLEDDGTIVEDQSYFLCLPPNTKFMLLHEKESWSPVRKMDGGTAWMARESMILENDAVDALGPVAPWWDLAQQLKQDLASVILMSEADLQTLVDAPCPELASALGFQEKKAVDLQETLQRVLDRREEERQSKELLQLYLKAVEKEDKQQEEPSQPSQGGAGDVDMPDGMEVDSASGFMSRTLMVLKGKTSPETRLSTEDLQMVVSRGVEAMRQVLGWDTSRTSDLLKACEAELAKRLQQVQAVQSVRSSTQLDSSRQDGEKSAEGE is encoded by the exons ATGACGGACATTAGGCCGTGTAAGGTGTGTAACTTCTCACGACAGAAATCCTACGGGCTGGTGGTTCCCtccctggaggagctgaagacaAGAG GGTCTCAGTTCTTCGGGCATCCCAGTGACCAGGTCACAGTGGTCCTAGAGGATGATGGGACAATAGTAGAGGATCAGTCCTACTTCTTGTGTTTACCCCCAAACACAAAGTTCATGCTGTTGCATGAAAAAGAATCATGGTCTCCAGTTCGCAAGA TGGATGGTGGCACGGCCTGGATGGCCAGGGAGTCTATGATTCTGGAGAATGATGCTGTGGATGCCCTCGGCCCTGTAGCCCCCTGGTGGGACCTGGCTCAGCAGCTGAAGCAGGACCTGGCCAGCGTCATCCTCATGTCTGAGGCCGACTTACAG ACTTTAGTAGATGCCCCATGTCCTGAGCTAGCCTCTGCTCTGGGCTTCCAAGAGAAGAAGGCTGTGGACCTACAGGAGACACTACAGAGGGTTTTggacagaagagaggaggagagacagtcCAAGGAGTTGCTCCAGCTCTACCTCAAAGCTGTGGAGAAAGAGGACAAGCAGCAGGAAGAGCCGAGTCAGCCCAGCCAGGGAG GGGCTGGAGACGTGGATATGCCAGACGGCATGGAAGTGGACTCTGCATCTGGATTCATGTCCAGGACTCTGATGGTCTTGAAAGGCAAAACAAGCCCAGAGACCAGGCTCTCCACTGAAGACCTGCAG ATGGTTGTGAGCAGAGGGGTTGAAGCTATGCGGCAGGTGCTGGGCTGGGACACATCCAGGACGTCAGACTTGCTGAAGGCCTGCGAGGCCGAGCTGGCAAAACGTCTTCAGCAGGTCCAGGCCGTGCAGTCCGTCAGGAGCAGCACACAACTGGACAGCAGCCGGCAGGATGGGGAGAAGAGCGCGGAGGGTGAATAA